The Cyanobium sp. ATX 6F1 genome includes a region encoding these proteins:
- the trxA gene encoding thioredoxin codes for MSSAAAVTDASFELDVLKSDVPVLVDFWAPWCGPCRMVAPIVEEIAKEFEGRIKVFKLNTDENPNVASQYGIRSIPTLMVFKGGQKVDTVVGAVPKTTLSGTISKYL; via the coding sequence ATGTCCAGCGCTGCTGCCGTCACCGACGCCTCCTTTGAGCTCGACGTGCTCAAGAGTGATGTGCCCGTGCTGGTGGACTTCTGGGCCCCCTGGTGTGGCCCCTGCCGCATGGTGGCTCCGATCGTCGAGGAGATCGCCAAGGAGTTCGAAGGCCGGATCAAGGTGTTCAAGCTCAACACCGACGAAAACCCCAACGTCGCCAGCCAGTACGGCATCCGCAGCATCCCCACCCTGATGGTCTTCAAGGGCGGCCAGAAGGTCGACACCGTCGTCGGGGCCGTGCCCAAGACCACCCTCTCCGGCACCATCTCCAAATACCTCTGA
- the hisH gene encoding imidazole glycerol phosphate synthase subunit HisH — protein sequence MSRIGLIDYGMGNLHSVTRAFERLGAEVVPLQRAEAFAHCQALILPGVGAFDPAMERLHRSGLVPALEAWTSAGRPLLGICLGLQLLFEGSDEGQAKGLGLIKGRVRALPRSPGHPVPHMGWAPLIPATPSPLLPAGGAAEWVYFVHSYAADPSEASCVTARVAFGETQVTAALWQGPIAACQFHPEKSSSDGQALLRRWLDWVERSTAEAR from the coding sequence ATGAGCCGGATCGGCTTGATCGACTACGGCATGGGCAACCTCCATTCCGTCACCCGGGCCTTCGAGCGCCTCGGGGCCGAGGTGGTGCCGCTGCAGCGGGCCGAAGCCTTCGCGCACTGCCAGGCGCTGATCCTGCCGGGGGTGGGGGCCTTCGATCCGGCCATGGAGCGATTGCACCGCTCGGGCCTGGTGCCGGCCCTGGAGGCCTGGACCAGCGCCGGCCGCCCCTTGCTGGGGATCTGTCTGGGGCTGCAGCTGCTGTTCGAGGGCAGCGATGAAGGACAAGCCAAGGGCCTCGGTCTGATCAAGGGACGGGTGCGGGCCCTGCCCCGCAGCCCCGGCCACCCCGTGCCCCACATGGGCTGGGCGCCCCTGATTCCGGCGACCCCAAGCCCGCTGCTGCCAGCGGGGGGCGCAGCTGAGTGGGTCTACTTCGTGCATTCCTACGCCGCCGACCCCAGCGAGGCCTCCTGCGTCACCGCCCGGGTGGCCTTTGGCGAAACCCAGGTGACCGCGGCGCTCTGGCAGGGCCCGATAGCCGCCTGCCAGTTTCACCCGGAAAAATCCTCCAGCGATGGCCAGGCCCTGCTGCGGCGCTGGCTCGACTGGGTGGAGCGGTCCACAGCTGAAGCCCGATGA
- a CDS encoding LOG family protein — translation MRGHPQRRLIERALVSLLEISRGESDEDSWRLISGALADISEALAVFHSRRATRKITVFGSARTGPSDPAYAVAEELAAAAVAEGFEVMTGAGGGVMEAANRGAGCESSIGLNVDLPFEQHANRYVSGCDGRLLHFRYFFTRKLFFLRESDALVVLPGGYGTLDELFESLTLIQTGRTPPIPLVLLAPAGDDFWEGWEQHMHEGLAKRGLISPEDHSLLMRARTAPEAIALICRFYRVFHAAQFGADRLELLLHVPFPTALLPPLNHAFADLLEEGSIQAGESCDDRGILRPCLRLHIDKRRIGRLYQLIDHLNALDLPPSQALEHPGERLCAVES, via the coding sequence TTGCGGGGTCACCCCCAGCGCCGGCTGATCGAGCGGGCCCTGGTGAGCTTGCTTGAGATCAGCCGCGGTGAGTCCGACGAAGACAGCTGGCGCCTGATCAGTGGCGCCCTCGCCGACATCAGCGAGGCCCTTGCGGTCTTCCACTCCCGGCGAGCCACCCGCAAGATCACCGTGTTCGGCTCGGCCCGCACCGGGCCCAGCGATCCCGCCTATGCCGTCGCCGAAGAGCTGGCGGCGGCGGCGGTGGCTGAGGGTTTCGAGGTGATGACCGGTGCCGGCGGCGGCGTGATGGAGGCGGCCAACCGGGGGGCGGGCTGTGAGAGCAGCATCGGCCTGAACGTGGATCTGCCCTTCGAGCAGCACGCCAACCGCTACGTCAGTGGCTGCGATGGCCGCCTGCTGCACTTCCGCTATTTCTTCACCCGCAAGCTCTTCTTCCTGCGCGAGAGCGATGCCCTGGTGGTGCTCCCGGGGGGCTACGGCACTCTCGATGAACTGTTCGAGTCCCTCACCTTGATCCAGACGGGCCGCACCCCGCCGATCCCCCTGGTGCTCCTGGCCCCGGCGGGGGACGATTTCTGGGAAGGCTGGGAACAGCACATGCACGAAGGCCTCGCCAAGCGGGGGCTGATCTCCCCCGAGGACCACTCCCTGCTGATGCGGGCCCGCACCGCCCCCGAGGCGATCGCGCTGATCTGCCGCTTCTACCGGGTCTTCCATGCGGCCCAGTTCGGCGCTGATCGGCTGGAGTTGCTGCTGCACGTGCCCTTCCCCACGGCCCTGCTCCCCCCGTTGAACCACGCCTTCGCCGACCTGCTCGAGGAGGGATCGATCCAGGCCGGCGAGAGCTGCGACGACCGCGGCATCCTGCGGCCCTGCCTGCGGCTGCACATCGACAAGCGCCGCATCGGCCGGCTCTACCAGCTGATCGACCACCTCAATGCCCTGGATCTGCCCCCCAGCCAGGCGCTGGAGCATCCTGGCGAGCGCCTCTGCGCCGTCGAGTCATGA
- a CDS encoding homocysteine biosynthesis protein gives MPLLPRTEAELQERQRRGDLQVRPAAAYRALVAELGLEQAYASTDVVVASNAEFTDQATLQLSLGPTDPPIRVRAFRLGNVEGGGGHGGTDLLLPIGGGLSEPQRQGGAQVLAALLAGEELELLASGEATALHPRRELETRLSLERIGAGRLLLHRAIGENGVVAVSSAEGITRSPFGPLLGPYITALYSCGGSGSIGLTMPGLSLLGPGSPVLVGGALGWVSGAGSGHLPDTRRLPSGHARVPGAVAAVSADLHELRAEWVRPTFFEGHGSGLLVAIAAPVPLINATVALQAAAENDQLEAPVLDFSIPRRVKPGFGGLPYSQLLTGRIQVDGHELSCAPAHSPRLAEGIAAELIERLRAGHFPLRLPAWPLSRRSALIPLES, from the coding sequence ATGCCTTTGCTGCCCCGCACGGAAGCCGAACTGCAGGAGCGCCAGCGCCGAGGGGATCTGCAGGTGCGTCCGGCGGCCGCCTACCGCGCCCTGGTGGCCGAGCTGGGGCTGGAGCAGGCCTACGCCAGCACCGATGTGGTCGTGGCCAGCAACGCGGAATTCACCGACCAGGCCACGCTGCAGCTCAGCCTGGGGCCCACGGACCCGCCGATTCGGGTGCGCGCGTTCCGCCTCGGCAATGTGGAGGGAGGGGGTGGCCATGGCGGCACCGACCTGCTGCTGCCGATCGGTGGAGGACTCAGCGAGCCCCAGCGACAGGGCGGTGCCCAGGTGCTGGCGGCCCTGCTGGCCGGTGAGGAGCTGGAACTGCTGGCCAGCGGCGAGGCCACGGCCCTCCATCCCCGCCGGGAACTGGAAACCCGCCTGAGCCTGGAGCGCATCGGCGCCGGCCGGCTGCTGCTGCATCGGGCGATCGGCGAGAACGGGGTGGTGGCGGTGAGCAGCGCCGAGGGGATCACCCGCAGCCCGTTCGGCCCCCTGCTGGGCCCCTACATCACGGCCCTCTACAGCTGTGGGGGAAGCGGCAGCATCGGTCTGACCATGCCGGGGCTGTCGTTGCTGGGGCCGGGCTCGCCGGTGCTGGTGGGTGGTGCCCTGGGCTGGGTGAGCGGCGCCGGCAGCGGCCATCTGCCGGACACCCGGCGGCTGCCCAGCGGCCACGCCCGCGTGCCCGGCGCCGTGGCGGCCGTGAGCGCCGACCTGCACGAGCTGCGCGCCGAATGGGTGCGGCCCACCTTCTTCGAGGGCCACGGCAGCGGCCTGCTGGTGGCGATCGCCGCCCCCGTCCCCTTGATCAACGCCACCGTGGCGCTGCAGGCGGCGGCGGAGAACGACCAGCTGGAAGCCCCGGTGCTGGATTTCTCGATCCCGCGGCGGGTCAAACCCGGTTTTGGCGGACTGCCCTACAGCCAGCTGCTCACGGGCCGGATTCAGGTGGATGGCCATGAGCTCAGCTGTGCCCCAGCCCACAGCCCGCGACTCGCCGAGGGCATTGCCGCCGAGCTGATCGAACGGCTGCGGGCGGGGCACTTCCCCCTGCGACTGCCGGCATGGCCGCTGAGCCGTCGCTCGGCCCTGATCCCCCTGGAAAGCTGA
- the crtL gene encoding lycopene beta cyclase, which translates to MSSNAPGAPATNGDQSAGADVLVVGAGPAALAIATALLERGVTVAALALGDPRAPWPNTYGIWGEEVDRLGLAHLLGHRWSNTLSWFAETPCPHGRDYGLFDKDKLQRHWLERGEEAGLVWHRGRAASIHHAPCHSVVTTAEGKELSARLVVDASGHDPVFVHRPSEGPVAGQAAYGIVGRFSAPPVEPGQFVLMDFRTGHLTPAERLEPPTFLYAMDYGDGVYFVEETSLALAPPLPFAALKERLRRRLAARGVEVLEVQHEEHCLFPMNLPLPDLHQPVVGFGGAASMVHPASGYLVGALLRRAPDLAGAIAEGLADPQRPTAELARRAWAGLWPLEMRRKHALYRFGLEKLMRYPEGELRAFFATFFALPAEQWYGFLTNSLPLPALVAAMLRLFASAPGSVRWGLLEAKGRELALLGRVLKP; encoded by the coding sequence TTGAGCTCAAACGCCCCAGGGGCTCCCGCCACCAACGGCGATCAATCCGCTGGGGCCGATGTGCTTGTGGTGGGGGCGGGACCCGCGGCCCTGGCCATCGCCACGGCCCTGCTGGAGCGGGGCGTCACCGTGGCGGCACTCGCGCTCGGGGATCCCAGGGCGCCCTGGCCCAACACCTACGGCATCTGGGGTGAGGAGGTGGACCGGCTGGGGCTGGCCCATCTGCTCGGCCACCGTTGGTCGAACACCCTCAGCTGGTTCGCAGAGACCCCATGTCCCCATGGCCGCGACTACGGCCTCTTCGACAAGGACAAGCTGCAGCGCCACTGGCTGGAGCGGGGTGAGGAGGCGGGGCTGGTCTGGCACCGGGGCCGGGCGGCGTCGATTCACCACGCCCCATGCCATTCCGTGGTCACCACCGCAGAGGGCAAAGAGCTCTCGGCGCGATTGGTGGTGGATGCCAGCGGCCATGATCCGGTCTTCGTGCACAGGCCCAGCGAGGGCCCGGTGGCGGGCCAGGCCGCCTACGGCATCGTCGGGCGCTTCTCGGCGCCGCCGGTGGAGCCGGGGCAGTTCGTGCTGATGGATTTCCGCACCGGCCACCTCACCCCAGCCGAGCGCCTTGAGCCCCCCACCTTCCTGTACGCCATGGATTACGGCGATGGGGTGTACTTCGTGGAGGAAACCTCCCTGGCCCTGGCCCCACCGCTGCCCTTCGCCGCGCTGAAGGAGCGGTTGAGGCGACGTCTGGCGGCCCGGGGGGTGGAGGTGCTGGAGGTGCAGCACGAGGAGCACTGCCTGTTTCCGATGAATCTGCCCCTGCCGGATCTGCATCAGCCTGTGGTGGGCTTCGGTGGGGCGGCCTCGATGGTGCACCCTGCCTCCGGCTACCTGGTGGGCGCCCTGCTGCGGCGGGCCCCCGACCTGGCCGGCGCGATCGCTGAGGGGCTGGCCGATCCCCAGCGGCCCACCGCTGAGTTAGCACGCAGGGCCTGGGCGGGGCTCTGGCCGCTGGAGATGCGGCGCAAGCATGCCCTCTACCGCTTCGGGCTGGAGAAGTTGATGCGCTACCCCGAGGGTGAGCTGCGGGCTTTCTTCGCCACCTTCTTCGCCCTGCCAGCCGAGCAGTGGTATGGGTTTCTCACCAACAGCCTGCCCCTGCCGGCCCTGGTGGCGGCGATGCTGCGGCTGTTCGCCAGCGCCCCGGGTTCCGTGCGCTGGGGGTTGCTGGAAGCGAAGGGGCGGGAGCTGGCCTTGCTGGGTAGGGTCCTTAAACCGTGA
- a CDS encoding c-type cytochrome, whose translation MTSPPVAAPLPPQRRGLIAALVLLATTACILLVIVVLPAARRDPYTVSTLELSGSAENGGRLFLINCAGCHGIAAQGVVGPNLHGVSQRRTDARLIRQVVSGSTPPMPKFQPEPQAMADLLAYLHSLV comes from the coding sequence GTGACCAGCCCACCCGTCGCCGCTCCCTTGCCGCCGCAGCGTCGGGGCCTGATCGCCGCCCTGGTGCTGCTCGCCACCACCGCCTGCATCCTGTTGGTGATCGTGGTGCTGCCCGCCGCCCGCAGGGACCCCTACACCGTGAGCACCCTGGAGCTCAGCGGCTCGGCTGAGAATGGCGGCCGCCTGTTTTTGATCAACTGCGCCGGCTGCCATGGCATCGCCGCCCAGGGGGTGGTCGGGCCCAACCTGCACGGGGTCAGCCAGAGGCGCACCGACGCCAGATTGATCCGCCAGGTGGTCAGCGGCAGCACCCCACCCATGCCCAAGTTCCAGCCCGAACCCCAGGCCATGGCCGACCTGCTGGCCTACCTGCACAGCCTGGTTTGA
- the gyrA gene encoding DNA gyrase subunit A: MADPTGPGESDGRIIQTDLRIEMSRSYLEYAMSVIVGRALPDARDGLKPVHRRILYAMYELGLTSDRPYRKCARVVGEVLGKYHPHGDTAVYDALVRMAQDFSMRMPLIDGHGNFGSVDNDPPAAMRYTESRLQALTTDSLLEDIEAETVDYIDNFDGSQQEPTVMPARVPHLLLNGSSGIAVGMATNIPPHNLTELIDGLLALIENPELDDRTLMAIIPGPDFPTGGQILGRRGIRETYLTGRGSVTMRGVAAIETIEVPGRPDRDAVIITELPYQTNKASLIERIAEMVNDKKLDGISDIRDESDRDGMRIVIELRRDAYPQVVLNNLFKLTPLQNNFSAHLLALVNSEPVLLTLRKMLEVFLDFRITTIERRTRYFLRKAEERDHILLGLLLALEQLDPIIALIRAAADTATARKQLQERHGLSEIQADAILQMQLRRLTALEADKIRLEHADLVAKIADYTDILGRRERVLGLITEELGQIRSRYDSPRRTEILDLEGGLEDIDLIANERSVVLLTENGYLKRMPVSEFEATSRGTRGKAGTKSQGEEAVRLFISCNDHDTLLLFSDRGVAYALPAYRVPFSSRAAKGTPIVQLLPIPREEQITSLLAVTAFEDNVQLLMLTSGGYIKRTRLSAFANIRSNGLIAIGLEEGDDLRWVRLALPGDSVLIGSVKGMTIHFRITDEELRPLGRTARGVRAMALRPGDELVSMDVLPVELADQIANSSGDGADEELDGESEETTASEGPWVLVASASGLGKRVPVNQFRLQKRAGLGLRAIKFRRDGDVLVGLKVLGAGEELLLVSEKGVIVRMQADAVPQQSRAATGVRLQRLDSGDRLSEVVLVPPAAEEEPGEAAGGEATGDEATVAGPMDPGATDGEPSGSQDPDALPDA; encoded by the coding sequence ATGGCGGATCCAACCGGTCCCGGCGAATCCGACGGGCGGATCATCCAGACCGACCTTCGCATTGAGATGTCGCGCTCCTATCTGGAGTATGCGATGAGTGTGATCGTTGGACGGGCCTTGCCCGATGCCCGCGACGGCCTCAAACCCGTGCATCGCCGCATTCTCTATGCGATGTACGAACTGGGCCTCACCAGTGATCGCCCCTACCGGAAATGCGCCCGGGTGGTGGGCGAAGTGCTCGGCAAGTACCACCCCCACGGAGACACAGCCGTCTACGACGCCCTGGTGCGCATGGCCCAGGACTTCTCCATGCGCATGCCCCTGATCGATGGGCACGGCAATTTCGGCTCGGTCGACAACGATCCCCCAGCCGCGATGCGGTACACGGAATCCCGCCTGCAGGCCCTCACCACCGACAGCCTGCTTGAAGACATCGAAGCTGAAACGGTCGATTACATCGACAACTTCGATGGTTCCCAGCAGGAACCCACCGTGATGCCGGCGCGGGTGCCCCACCTGCTGCTCAACGGCTCCTCCGGCATTGCCGTGGGGATGGCCACCAACATTCCCCCCCACAACCTCACCGAACTGATCGACGGCCTGCTGGCCTTGATTGAGAATCCGGAGCTCGACGATCGCACCTTGATGGCGATCATTCCCGGCCCCGATTTTCCGACCGGCGGCCAGATCCTGGGGCGCCGAGGCATCCGCGAGACCTACCTGACCGGCCGCGGCTCGGTGACCATGCGCGGGGTGGCAGCGATCGAAACGATTGAGGTCCCAGGGCGCCCCGACCGCGACGCGGTGATCATCACCGAACTCCCTTATCAAACCAACAAGGCTTCGCTGATCGAGCGCATCGCCGAGATGGTCAACGACAAGAAGCTCGATGGCATCTCCGACATCCGTGATGAGAGCGACCGCGACGGCATGCGGATCGTGATCGAACTGCGCCGCGATGCCTACCCCCAGGTGGTGCTGAACAACCTGTTCAAGCTCACCCCGCTGCAGAACAATTTTTCGGCCCATCTGCTGGCGCTGGTCAACAGCGAGCCGGTACTGCTCACCCTGCGCAAGATGCTCGAGGTGTTCCTCGATTTCCGCATCACCACCATCGAGCGGCGCACGCGTTATTTCCTGCGCAAGGCCGAGGAGCGCGACCACATTCTGCTGGGCCTGCTGCTGGCCCTCGAGCAACTCGATCCGATCATCGCCCTGATCCGCGCCGCCGCCGACACCGCCACAGCGCGGAAACAGCTGCAGGAACGCCACGGCCTCAGCGAAATCCAGGCCGACGCCATCCTGCAGATGCAGCTGCGACGGCTCACGGCCCTCGAGGCCGACAAGATCCGTCTGGAACACGCGGATCTGGTCGCCAAGATCGCCGACTACACCGACATCCTCGGCCGCCGGGAACGGGTGCTGGGGCTGATCACCGAGGAACTGGGCCAGATCCGCAGCCGCTACGACTCCCCCCGCCGCACGGAGATCCTGGATCTCGAAGGCGGCCTCGAAGACATCGACCTGATCGCCAACGAGCGTTCGGTGGTGCTGCTCACCGAAAACGGCTACCTCAAGCGCATGCCGGTGAGCGAGTTCGAGGCCACCAGCCGCGGCACCCGCGGCAAGGCCGGCACCAAGAGCCAGGGGGAGGAGGCGGTGCGGCTGTTCATCAGCTGCAACGACCACGACACCTTGCTGCTCTTCTCCGACCGCGGCGTGGCCTATGCCCTGCCCGCCTACCGGGTGCCCTTCTCCAGTCGCGCCGCCAAGGGCACCCCGATCGTTCAGCTGCTGCCGATCCCGCGCGAGGAGCAGATCACGTCCTTGCTGGCGGTGACTGCCTTCGAAGACAACGTGCAACTGCTGATGCTCACCAGCGGCGGGTACATCAAGCGCACGCGCCTGTCGGCCTTTGCCAACATCCGCTCCAACGGTCTGATCGCCATTGGTCTTGAGGAGGGCGATGACCTGCGCTGGGTGCGCCTGGCCCTCCCCGGCGACAGCGTGCTGATCGGCTCGGTCAAAGGGATGACGATCCATTTCCGCATCACCGACGAAGAATTGCGGCCCCTGGGGCGCACGGCGCGGGGGGTGCGGGCCATGGCCCTGCGGCCGGGGGATGAACTGGTGAGCATGGATGTGCTCCCGGTGGAACTCGCCGATCAGATTGCCAACAGCTCCGGCGATGGAGCCGATGAGGAGCTTGATGGCGAGTCTGAAGAGACGACCGCCAGTGAGGGGCCCTGGGTGCTGGTGGCCAGTGCCAGCGGCCTGGGCAAGCGTGTGCCGGTGAACCAGTTCCGTTTGCAGAAGCGCGCAGGACTGGGTCTGCGGGCGATCAAGTTCCGCCGCGACGGTGACGTGCTGGTGGGGCTCAAGGTGCTGGGGGCCGGCGAGGAATTGCTGCTGGTGAGTGAGAAGGGTGTGATTGTGCGCATGCAGGCCGATGCGGTGCCACAGCAGTCGCGGGCGGCCACCGGCGTGCGTCTGCAACGGCTCGATTCCGGCGACCGGCTCTCCGAGGTGGTGCTGGTGCCCCCGGCGGCCGAGGAGGAGCCCGGCGAGGCCGCGGGCGGCGAAGCCACAGGTGACGAGGCGACGGTGGCTGGGCCGATGGATCCTGGGGCCACCGATGGCGAGCCCAGCGGTTCCCAGGACCCTGACGCGTTGCCGGACGCCTGA
- a CDS encoding GuaB3 family IMP dehydrogenase-related protein: MDIQLGRSRTVRRAYGIDEIALVPGGRTVDPEVTDSHWSIGGFRREIPIIASAMDGVVDVAVAIELSRLGALGVLNIEGVQTRYDDPNPVLDRIAAVGKEEFVPLMQELYSQPVREDLIRKRIADIKAGGGIAAVSATPVAALRFGQAIAEAGADLLFVQATVVSTEHIGPEGRETLDLSALCRDLGVPVAIGNCVTYEVALQLMRAGAAAVLVGIGPGAACTSRGVLGVGIPQATAVADCASARDDYERESGRYVPVIADGGIVTGGDICKCIACGADAVMIGSPIARASEAPGRGFHWGMATPSPVLPRGTRIKVGTTGSLEKILRGPAGLDDGTQNLLGALRTSMGTLGARNLKEMQQVEVVVAPSLLTEGKVYQKAQQLGMGK; the protein is encoded by the coding sequence GTGGACATTCAGCTAGGTCGTTCGCGAACCGTGCGTCGTGCCTATGGCATCGACGAAATCGCCCTTGTGCCGGGCGGACGGACCGTTGACCCCGAGGTCACCGACAGCCATTGGAGCATCGGCGGCTTCCGGCGGGAGATTCCGATCATCGCCAGCGCCATGGATGGCGTGGTCGATGTGGCCGTGGCCATCGAGCTCTCCCGCCTCGGTGCCCTGGGTGTCCTCAACATTGAGGGCGTCCAGACCCGCTACGACGATCCCAACCCCGTCCTGGATCGGATCGCGGCGGTGGGCAAGGAGGAGTTCGTGCCTCTGATGCAGGAGCTGTACAGCCAACCCGTGCGCGAAGACCTGATTCGTAAGCGCATCGCCGACATCAAGGCCGGTGGTGGCATTGCCGCCGTCAGCGCCACCCCCGTGGCCGCCCTGCGCTTCGGCCAGGCCATCGCCGAGGCCGGCGCCGACCTGCTGTTCGTGCAGGCCACGGTGGTCTCCACCGAGCACATCGGTCCCGAGGGCCGGGAAACCCTCGACCTGAGTGCTCTCTGCCGCGACCTGGGCGTCCCGGTGGCGATCGGCAACTGCGTCACCTACGAGGTGGCCCTGCAACTGATGCGAGCGGGAGCTGCGGCGGTGCTGGTCGGCATCGGCCCCGGAGCCGCCTGCACCTCCCGCGGGGTGCTCGGCGTGGGCATCCCCCAGGCCACGGCCGTAGCCGACTGCGCCTCCGCCCGAGACGATTACGAGCGCGAGAGCGGCCGCTACGTGCCGGTGATCGCCGATGGCGGCATCGTCACCGGGGGCGACATCTGCAAGTGCATCGCCTGCGGCGCCGACGCGGTGATGATCGGCTCCCCGATCGCCCGGGCGAGCGAAGCCCCCGGTCGGGGCTTCCACTGGGGCATGGCCACCCCCAGTCCGGTGCTGCCCAGGGGCACCCGCATCAAGGTGGGCACCACGGGCTCGCTGGAGAAAATCCTGCGCGGCCCGGCCGGCCTCGACGACGGCACCCAGAACCTGCTGGGGGCGCTGCGCACCTCCATGGGCACCCTGGGGGCCCGAAACCTTAAGGAGATGCAACAGGTGGAGGTGGTGGTGGCGCCATCACTGCTCACCGAAGGCAAGGTGTATCAGAAGGCCCAGCAACTGGGCATGGGCAAGTGA
- the petG gene encoding cytochrome b6-f complex subunit V produces MIEPLLCGIVLGLIPVTLLGLFVAAWNQYRRGSALGG; encoded by the coding sequence ATGATCGAACCCCTGCTCTGCGGCATCGTGCTCGGTCTGATCCCCGTGACCCTGCTGGGGCTGTTCGTGGCCGCCTGGAACCAGTACCGCCGGGGCAGTGCCCTGGGCGGCTGA
- the rsmD gene encoding 16S rRNA (guanine(966)-N(2))-methyltransferase RsmD: protein MSLRLSGGRKLISPPGEIARPTTARVRLAVMNLLAPDLAGARWLDLFCGSGVMGCEALQRGAAAVVGIERDRRVAAAARRNLEAVALARSLASEPPSTQLVAQEALGWLESAPVAPFDLIYADPPYATELYGPVAEWVARRGWLVEGGRMLWECSSKAIPELPKGWTLQDQRRYGGTSVLILSR from the coding sequence ATGAGTCTGCGGCTCAGTGGCGGCCGCAAGCTGATCAGTCCCCCGGGGGAGATCGCCCGCCCCACCACCGCGCGGGTGCGCCTGGCGGTGATGAACCTGCTGGCGCCGGATCTGGCCGGGGCCCGTTGGCTGGATCTGTTCTGCGGCAGCGGCGTGATGGGCTGCGAGGCCCTGCAGCGGGGGGCCGCCGCCGTGGTGGGGATCGAGCGCGACCGGCGGGTGGCCGCCGCCGCCCGCCGCAATCTGGAGGCGGTGGCGCTCGCTCGCTCGCTCGCGAGCGAACCCCCCTCCACCCAACTGGTGGCGCAGGAGGCCCTGGGCTGGCTGGAATCAGCGCCGGTCGCCCCCTTTGATCTGATCTATGCCGATCCGCCCTACGCAACGGAGCTCTACGGGCCCGTGGCGGAATGGGTGGCCCGGCGCGGCTGGCTGGTGGAGGGGGGGCGAATGCTGTGGGAATGCTCCAGCAAGGCGATCCCCGAGCTACCGAAGGGCTGGACGCTGCAGGACCAACGCCGCTATGGCGGCACCAGCGTGCTGATCCTCAGCCGCTGA
- a CDS encoding CAAD domain-containing protein has product MVESSAPGNGESTPPTSPSTPSPTPATPEIESVEAADPGQPLAGTHGGTATAPEATTAEPTGEPPIEPEAESPGLQVSPEPVATGEPTFISSIEVPASPTAVGEGGEWELLTSKISQWLEGGQLQRSLQSARTPLLALGALMGLVLVLRVYGALLGAIESLPLVSGLLELAGVIWLARFAAANLVRSSERQRLLSGLQRRWKAFFGND; this is encoded by the coding sequence ATGGTCGAATCCAGCGCCCCCGGGAACGGGGAGTCCACTCCGCCCACCTCCCCCTCGACGCCCTCCCCAACGCCCGCCACCCCAGAAATCGAATCCGTCGAAGCGGCAGACCCTGGCCAACCCCTGGCCGGCACCCATGGGGGCACCGCGACCGCCCCTGAAGCGACCACCGCTGAGCCGACGGGTGAACCGCCGATCGAGCCCGAAGCCGAATCCCCCGGCCTCCAGGTCAGCCCGGAGCCAGTCGCCACGGGCGAACCCACCTTCATCAGCAGCATCGAGGTGCCCGCCAGCCCCACGGCCGTTGGCGAGGGGGGCGAATGGGAGCTGTTGACCAGCAAGATCAGCCAGTGGTTGGAGGGCGGCCAACTACAGAGAAGCCTCCAAAGCGCGCGCACCCCCCTGCTGGCCCTTGGGGCCTTGATGGGCCTGGTGCTGGTGCTGCGGGTCTATGGGGCCCTGCTGGGGGCGATTGAGAGCCTGCCCCTGGTGAGCGGTCTGCTGGAGCTCGCCGGCGTGATCTGGCTGGCCCGCTTCGCCGCCGCCAACCTGGTGCGCAGCAGCGAACGCCAGAGGCTCCTGAGCGGGCTGCAGCGGCGCTGGAAGGCGTTTTTCGGCAACGACTGA